The following are from one region of the Mesorhizobium sp. B2-8-5 genome:
- a CDS encoding twin-arginine translocase TatA/TatE family subunit: MGSFSIWHWMIVLVIVLLVFGRGKIPELMGDMAKGIKSFKKGMADDDADDKRTVEHRADETVSPAKEKVSKS; this comes from the coding sequence ATGGGTTCATTTTCGATTTGGCACTGGATGATCGTGCTGGTCATCGTGCTTCTGGTGTTCGGCCGCGGCAAGATCCCGGAACTGATGGGCGACATGGCCAAGGGCATCAAGAGCTTCAAGAAGGGCATGGCCGACGACGACGCCGACGACAAGCGTACCGTCGAACATCGCGCTGACGAGACTGTTTCGCCGGCCAAGGAAAAGGTCAGCAAGAGCTGA
- the tatB gene encoding Sec-independent protein translocase protein TatB: MFEVGWSELLVIAVVMIVVVGPKDLPNMLRTFGRTAAKLRAMAGDFQKQFNEALKEAELDDVKSSIDSLRGLNPLNEVRKQLNPFEQAAADVRAGVDTMMKPKPAADPTAPAAETPQAAEPLKNGATDMPGANGTEAASATPIFPAMTDASVTAPVSETDAPARPAKKAATVKAKTTGATAKAVAAAKAPAAKAPAKPSSASVKVAAPARKAAPKAEAKPATAKKATDSKKMAGDTK, encoded by the coding sequence ATGTTTGAAGTCGGTTGGAGCGAACTGCTGGTGATCGCGGTCGTCATGATCGTGGTCGTCGGGCCTAAGGATTTGCCCAACATGCTACGCACCTTCGGTCGCACCGCGGCGAAATTGCGCGCCATGGCCGGCGACTTCCAGAAGCAGTTCAACGAGGCGCTGAAGGAAGCAGAGCTCGACGACGTGAAGAGTTCCATCGATAGCTTGCGCGGCCTCAATCCGCTGAACGAGGTGCGCAAGCAGCTCAATCCGTTCGAGCAGGCCGCGGCCGACGTGCGGGCCGGCGTCGATACGATGATGAAGCCCAAGCCGGCCGCCGATCCGACAGCACCGGCGGCAGAGACTCCGCAGGCCGCCGAGCCGCTCAAGAACGGCGCGACGGATATGCCCGGCGCCAACGGAACCGAGGCTGCCTCAGCCACCCCGATCTTCCCTGCCATGACCGACGCCTCCGTCACCGCACCGGTTTCCGAGACCGACGCGCCGGCCCGGCCGGCGAAAAAGGCTGCGACCGTCAAGGCAAAGACGACTGGCGCCACCGCAAAGGCAGTTGCGGCAGCGAAGGCACCGGCCGCAAAGGCGCCGGCCAAACCCTCATCGGCCTCGGTTAAAGTCGCCGCGCCCGCCAGGAAGGCGGCGCCCAAGGCTGAGGCAAAGCCAGCCACGGCGAAGAAGGCAACCGACAGCAAGAAGATGGCGGGCGACACCAAGTGA
- the tatC gene encoding twin-arginine translocase subunit TatC yields MSVSDKEKEEIEKSSAPLIEHLIELRRRLIWSLGGFFVAFLVCFFFAKRLFNLLVVPFKWATQWAGLDPHKVELIYTAPQEFFFTQVKLAMFGGMVIAFPLIATQIYKFIAPGLYKNERSAFLPFLIASPILFLMGASLVYFFFTPMVMWFFLAMQQTGTNDQVQISLLPKVSEYLSLIMTLIFSFGLVFQLPVVTSLLTRVGILSSQALAEKRKWAIVLSFVVAAVLTPPDPMSQCGLAIPTIILYEVAIWSSRMIERAQARDRLAREQAEAGSSVSSDTPDTSAS; encoded by the coding sequence GTGAGCGTTTCGGACAAGGAAAAGGAAGAAATCGAAAAATCGTCCGCGCCGCTGATCGAACACCTGATCGAGCTGCGCCGCCGGCTGATCTGGTCGCTGGGCGGCTTTTTCGTCGCCTTCCTCGTCTGCTTCTTCTTCGCCAAGCGATTGTTCAACCTTCTGGTCGTCCCTTTCAAATGGGCGACGCAATGGGCAGGGCTCGACCCGCACAAGGTCGAGCTGATCTACACCGCGCCACAGGAGTTCTTCTTCACCCAGGTGAAGCTCGCCATGTTCGGCGGCATGGTGATCGCCTTCCCGCTGATTGCCACGCAGATCTACAAGTTCATCGCGCCGGGCCTCTACAAGAACGAGCGCAGCGCCTTCCTGCCGTTCCTGATCGCCTCGCCCATCCTATTCCTGATGGGCGCCTCGCTGGTCTATTTCTTCTTCACCCCGATGGTGATGTGGTTCTTCCTGGCCATGCAGCAGACCGGCACCAACGACCAGGTGCAGATCTCCCTGCTGCCGAAGGTGTCGGAATATCTCAGCCTGATCATGACGCTGATCTTCTCGTTCGGTCTGGTGTTCCAGCTGCCAGTGGTGACCAGCCTTTTGACGCGCGTCGGCATATTGTCGTCGCAGGCGCTGGCCGAGAAGCGCAAATGGGCGATCGTCCTTTCCTTCGTGGTCGCCGCGGTGCTGACGCCGCCCGATCCGATGAGCCAATGCGGCCTCGCTATCCCGACCATCATCCTCTACGAGGTTGCCATCTGGTCCTCGCGCATGATCGAGCGCGCCCAGGCGCGCGACCGCCTGGCGCGCGAGCAGGCGGAGGCGGGGAGTTCGGTTTCGAGCGACACGCCGGACACCTCGGCCTCCTGA